In Brienomyrus brachyistius isolate T26 chromosome 3, BBRACH_0.4, whole genome shotgun sequence, the following proteins share a genomic window:
- the LOC125739274 gene encoding twinfilin-1-like produces MSHQTGIRASVEVRNLFAKAKNGNYRLLKIVIENEQLVMSATHNATRRWDQEYDLLVLPVLQDDMPAYVLYRLDSTNSQGYEWILLAWSPDQSSVRQKMLYAATRETLKKEFGGVHIKDEIFGTARDDVSLSGYRKYLSSQAGPLPLTAAEEMLKQIRLNEMDISLKGKQQTLQGVAFPVHQDATRALEQFREKKLTYVQLEIDFPNETIKLSDATPTELKDLPKRIPKDSARYHFFLYKHSHAGSYLESTVFIYSMPGYKCSVRERMLYSSCKSPLLNTVEKNLHIQIAKKLEVSTGDELTGDFLYEALHPQSECTQTELGQA; encoded by the exons ATGTCCCATCAGACTGGAATACGAG CTTCTGTGGAAGTGAGAAATCTGTTTGCGAAAGCGAAGAATGGAAACTATCGACTCCTAAAAATAGTGATTGAGAATG AGCAGCTTGTGATGAGCGCCACCCATAATGCAACGCGAAGGTGGGACCAAGAGTATGACTTGCTCGTGCTCCCTGTGCTGCAAGACGACATGCCTGCCTATGTCTTGTACCGCCTGGACTCCACCAACAGCCAGGGCTATGAGTGGATCCTCTTGGCTTGGTCACCTGACCAGTCATCT gtgcGTCAGAAAATGTTATACGCTGCAACTCGGGAAACGCTGAAGAAGGAGTTTGGAGGCGTCCATATTAAGGATGAGATTTTTGGCACCGCAAGG GATGATGTGTCTCTCAGCGGCTATAGGAAGTACCTGAGTTCCCAGGCCGGCCCCTTGCCCCTAACGGCGGCTGAGGAGATGCTCAAGCAGATCAGGCTTAATGAG ATGGACATCAGCCTGAAGGGCAAACAGCAGACACTGCAGGGCGTGGCTTTTCCTGTCCACCAGGACGCCACTCGCGCTCTGGAGCAGTTCCGAGAGAAGAAGCTGACCTATGTTCAGctg gaaatagatttCCCGAACGAAACGATCAAGCTGTCAGACGCGACGCCCACCGAGCTGAAGGACCTGCCGAAAAGGATCCCCAAAGACTCCGCCCGCTatcatttttttctgtacaagcATAGCCACGCAGGCAGCTACCTGGAATCCACGG TGTTCATCTACTCTATGCCTGGTTATAAGTGTAGCGTCAGAGAGAGGATGCTCTACTCCAGCTGTAAAAGTCCCCTTCTCAACACCGTGGAAAAAAATCTTCATATCCAAATAGCGAAAAAG CTGGAGGTCAGCACTGGGGACGAACTGACCGGCGACTTCCTGTATGAGGCGCTACACCCCCAGTCAGAATGTACACAGACAGAACTTGGCCAAGCCTAG